A single genomic interval of Celeribacter indicus harbors:
- a CDS encoding BCCT family transporter — MAEETPQEQTPEGIPSPEGVVDLIETDYEIGQDNVEGSLGPFGFDIHNPVFLVSGLAIVAFVFYALALPEQAGNLFTWLFDTVTTVFDWFFIGAANIFVLFCLVLIVSPWGSVRLGGTEAEPDYSYIGWFAMLFAAGMGIGLMFYGVSEPMSHFSSSFGGVVTENGVRTDWAPLGGAEGDAEAAVRLGMAATIFHWALHPWAIYAVVALALALFTYNKGLPLTIRSAFYPIFGDAVWGWVGHVIDILAVFATLFGLATSLGFGATQANAGLNELFGIPVGPTTEVLLISGITAIALVSVLRGLDGGVKVLSEINMGLAFVLLLFVLLIGPTGYLLSLFGGSLLTYLEYLPALSNPVGRDDLNFVQGWTSFYWAWWISWSPFVGMFIARVSRGRTVREFVICVLLIPSLVCVLWMSVFGGTALHQVVNDGYTLAQEADLELKLFKMLDVLPLSAITSLVGIILVVVFFVTSSDSGSLVIDTITAGGKVDAPVPQRAFWCIFEGAVAIVLLLSAGGLQSLQSMVISTGLPFTLVLLLMCFAIARGLSSERALSK; from the coding sequence ATGGCCGAAGAAACTCCTCAGGAACAAACGCCGGAGGGCATTCCCAGCCCGGAGGGCGTGGTCGATCTCATCGAAACCGATTACGAGATCGGACAGGACAATGTCGAAGGCAGCCTCGGCCCCTTCGGCTTCGACATCCACAACCCCGTCTTCCTCGTCTCGGGGCTGGCGATCGTCGCCTTCGTCTTCTACGCCCTCGCCCTGCCGGAGCAGGCGGGAAATCTCTTCACCTGGCTCTTCGACACCGTGACGACGGTCTTCGACTGGTTCTTCATCGGCGCAGCCAACATCTTCGTGCTGTTCTGCCTCGTGCTGATCGTCAGCCCCTGGGGCAGCGTGCGCCTCGGCGGGACCGAGGCGGAGCCCGACTATTCCTATATCGGCTGGTTCGCGATGCTCTTTGCCGCCGGCATGGGGATCGGGCTCATGTTCTACGGCGTGTCCGAACCGATGAGCCATTTCTCCTCGTCCTTCGGCGGCGTCGTCACCGAGAACGGGGTGCGCACCGACTGGGCGCCGCTCGGCGGGGCCGAGGGCGATGCGGAGGCCGCCGTGCGCCTCGGCATGGCCGCGACGATCTTCCACTGGGCGCTGCACCCCTGGGCGATCTATGCGGTGGTCGCGCTCGCCCTCGCGCTCTTCACCTACAACAAGGGGCTGCCGCTCACCATCCGCTCCGCCTTCTATCCGATCTTCGGGGATGCGGTCTGGGGCTGGGTCGGGCATGTCATCGACATCCTGGCGGTCTTCGCCACACTCTTCGGCCTCGCCACCTCGCTGGGCTTCGGCGCGACCCAGGCCAATGCCGGGCTGAACGAACTCTTCGGTATCCCGGTGGGTCCGACGACCGAGGTCCTGCTGATTTCCGGCATCACCGCCATCGCCCTCGTCTCCGTCCTGCGCGGGCTCGACGGCGGGGTGAAGGTGCTCTCGGAGATCAACATGGGGCTCGCCTTCGTGCTGCTGCTCTTCGTGCTGCTGATCGGACCGACCGGCTACCTGCTGTCCCTCTTCGGCGGATCGCTTCTGACCTATCTCGAATACCTCCCGGCGCTGTCGAACCCGGTCGGGCGCGACGACCTCAACTTCGTGCAGGGCTGGACCTCCTTCTACTGGGCCTGGTGGATCTCCTGGTCGCCCTTCGTCGGCATGTTCATCGCCCGCGTCTCCCGCGGCCGGACGGTGCGCGAATTCGTGATCTGCGTCCTGCTGATCCCCTCGCTCGTCTGCGTGCTGTGGATGTCCGTCTTCGGCGGCACGGCGCTGCATCAGGTGGTCAACGACGGCTATACGCTGGCCCAGGAGGCCGACCTCGAGCTCAAGCTCTTCAAGATGCTCGACGTCCTGCCGCTGAGCGCGATCACCTCGCTCGTCGGGATCATCCTCGTGGTGGTGTTCTTCGTCACCTCCTCGGATTCGGGGTCGCTGGTGATCGACACGATCACGGCGGGCGGCAAGGTCGACGCGCCGGTGCCGCAGCGGGCCTTCTGGTGCATCTTCGAGGGTGCGGTGGCCATCGTGCTCCTGCTCTCGGCGGGCGGGCTGCAATCGCTTCAGTCCATGGTGATCTCCACCGGACTGCCGTTCACCCTGGTGCTGCTGCTGATGTGCTTTGCCATCGCCCGCGGGCTCAGCTCGGAACGCGCGCTCAGCAAATGA
- the purM gene encoding phosphoribosylformylglycinamidine cyclo-ligase encodes MSNAGTPGKNGLTYADAGVDIDAGNALVERIKPAAKKTARPGVMAGLGGFGALFDLKAAGYDDPILVAATDGVGTKLRIAIDTDNVRTVGIDLVAMCVNDLVCQGAEPLFFLDYFATGKLKLDNAAAVIEGIAEGCARSGCALIGGETAEMPGMYEEGDFDLAGFAVGAMERGTDLPAGVQAGDVLLGLASDGVHSNGYSLVRKTVEISGFKWSDIAPFSDETLGEALLKPTRLYVKQVLKAIRAGGVHALAHITGGGLTENLPRVLPEGLGAEIDLGAWQLSPVFRWLTDTAGLSPHELLKTYNAGIGMVVVCAADRADALAELLAGEGETVCRLGTVTPGAGVTYEGELS; translated from the coding sequence ATGAGCAACGCCGGCACTCCGGGGAAAAACGGTCTCACCTATGCTGATGCGGGCGTCGATATCGACGCAGGCAACGCGCTCGTGGAGCGGATCAAGCCGGCGGCGAAGAAGACCGCGCGTCCGGGCGTGATGGCGGGCCTCGGCGGGTTCGGCGCGCTGTTCGACCTGAAGGCGGCGGGCTATGACGACCCGATCCTCGTGGCCGCGACCGACGGCGTCGGCACCAAGCTGCGGATCGCGATCGACACCGACAATGTGCGGACCGTCGGCATCGACCTCGTCGCCATGTGCGTGAACGACCTCGTGTGCCAGGGCGCGGAGCCGCTGTTCTTTCTCGACTATTTCGCGACCGGAAAGCTGAAGCTCGACAACGCCGCCGCCGTGATCGAAGGCATCGCGGAGGGCTGTGCGCGGTCGGGATGCGCGCTGATCGGCGGGGAAACCGCGGAAATGCCGGGCATGTACGAGGAGGGCGACTTCGACCTCGCGGGCTTTGCCGTGGGGGCGATGGAGCGCGGCACGGACCTTCCGGCGGGGGTGCAGGCGGGCGACGTGCTGCTCGGGCTCGCCTCCGACGGGGTGCATTCCAACGGCTATTCGCTGGTGCGCAAGACGGTCGAGATCTCCGGCTTCAAATGGTCCGACATCGCGCCGTTTTCCGACGAGACGCTGGGCGAGGCACTGCTGAAGCCGACGCGCCTCTATGTGAAACAGGTGCTCAAGGCGATCCGCGCGGGCGGCGTCCATGCGCTCGCCCATATCACCGGCGGCGGGCTGACCGAGAACCTGCCGCGCGTCCTGCCCGAAGGGCTCGGCGCTGAGATCGACCTCGGCGCCTGGCAGCTCAGCCCGGTGTTCCGCTGGCTCACCGACACCGCCGGCCTCAGCCCGCATGAACTCCTGAAGACCTATAATGCCGGGATCGGCATGGTGGTGGTCTGCGCCGCCGACCGCGCCGATGCGCTGGCCGAGTTGCTCGCGGGCGAGGGCGAGACCGTCTGTCGCCTCGGCACCGTGACGCCGGGGGCGGGCGTGACCTACGAGGGCGAGCTTTCTTGA
- the purN gene encoding phosphoribosylglycinamide formyltransferase, giving the protein MKRVAILISGGGSNMVALAKSMTGDHPARPCLVLSNVPGAGGLAKAAEMGIPTAVVDHRDFKGDREAFERAMIAAIDPHAPDVIAMAGFMRILTPAFIGHYAGRMLNIHPSLLPKYRGLNTHLRAIEAGDAEAGCSVHEVTAELDGGPVLGQARVPVQPGDTPETLAARILACEHALYPAVLRRFVEGERGFLSL; this is encoded by the coding sequence TTGAAACGCGTCGCGATCCTGATCTCGGGCGGCGGCTCCAACATGGTGGCGCTCGCGAAATCCATGACCGGCGACCATCCGGCGCGGCCGTGCCTCGTGCTGTCGAACGTGCCGGGTGCGGGCGGGCTCGCGAAGGCGGCGGAGATGGGCATCCCGACCGCGGTCGTCGATCACCGCGACTTCAAGGGCGACCGCGAAGCCTTTGAACGGGCGATGATCGCCGCCATCGACCCGCATGCGCCCGACGTCATCGCCATGGCGGGGTTCATGCGCATCCTGACCCCCGCCTTCATCGGCCATTACGCGGGACGGATGCTCAACATCCACCCCTCGCTGCTGCCGAAATACCGCGGGCTCAACACCCATCTGCGCGCCATCGAGGCGGGCGATGCGGAGGCGGGCTGTTCCGTGCATGAGGTCACGGCGGAGCTCGACGGCGGGCCCGTCCTCGGGCAGGCGCGGGTGCCGGTGCAGCCGGGCGACACGCCCGAGACGCTCGCCGCGCGCATTCTCGCCTGCGAACACGCACTCTATCCGGCGGTCCTGCGCCGCTTCGTCGAGGGGGAGCGCGGTTTCCTGTCGCTCTGA
- a CDS encoding DsrE family protein: MQTADFVATVFDGKSNPAKVTVAFTMANKALEQGRSAMVLLMVEAVELGVPGATGGMDVGAPFKPVPELFAAFTGNGGRIGICSSCMIHNGFTAEQMDPAYEIVDAGAVVTLLCEARGTLPIT, translated from the coding sequence ATGCAGACTGCCGATTTCGTCGCCACCGTCTTTGACGGAAAATCCAACCCCGCCAAGGTTACCGTGGCCTTCACCATGGCCAACAAGGCGCTCGAACAGGGGCGTTCGGCCATGGTGCTCCTGATGGTCGAAGCCGTCGAACTGGGTGTGCCCGGCGCGACCGGGGGCATGGACGTGGGCGCGCCGTTCAAGCCTGTGCCGGAGCTTTTCGCCGCCTTTACCGGAAATGGCGGACGCATCGGCATTTGCAGCTCCTGCATGATCCACAACGGCTTCACCGCCGAGCAGATGGACCCGGCCTACGAGATCGTCGACGCGGGCGCGGTGGTGACGCTCCTGTGCGAGGCCAGGGGGACGCTGCCGATCACCTGA
- the rnd gene encoding ribonuclease D codes for MIKITTTEGLAAFCDRASAHAYVTVDTEFLRERTYYSKLCLVQLAVPGDAEEDAALVDPLAKGLDLAPLYELFRDPGVVKVFHAARQDLEIFFIQGGVIPEPLFDTQVAAMVCGFGEQVGYETLVRKIARESLDKTSRFTDWSRRPLTPAQEQYAIADVTHLRVIYEYLRDEIAREGREAWVAEEMEILSSPETYIVHPDEAWLRVKTRTSSGKFLAAVKELAAFREAYAQSRDIPRTRVFKDDALLELASTKPKTPQDLSRSRLLLREARKGEIADGILQAIETAAAYTPAQMPKLDQSRDKLQVNPALADMLRVLLKAKSDTYNVAAKMIASAADLDLIAAGQRDLPALKGWRREVFGADALRLCKGEVGLAVKGQRVDVFPL; via the coding sequence ATGATCAAGATCACGACGACCGAAGGCCTCGCCGCCTTCTGCGACCGGGCCAGCGCACATGCCTATGTCACGGTCGACACCGAGTTTCTCCGGGAACGCACCTATTACTCCAAGCTCTGCCTCGTGCAGCTCGCCGTTCCGGGCGACGCCGAGGAGGACGCGGCGCTGGTCGATCCGCTGGCGAAGGGGCTCGACCTCGCGCCGCTCTACGAGCTGTTCCGCGATCCGGGCGTCGTGAAGGTCTTCCACGCCGCGCGCCAGGATCTCGAGATCTTCTTCATCCAGGGCGGGGTGATCCCCGAACCGCTCTTCGACACGCAGGTGGCCGCGATGGTCTGCGGCTTCGGCGAACAGGTGGGGTACGAGACGCTGGTGCGCAAGATCGCGCGCGAAAGCCTCGACAAGACCTCGCGCTTCACCGACTGGTCCCGCCGTCCTCTGACGCCCGCGCAGGAACAGTATGCGATCGCCGACGTCACCCACCTGCGGGTGATCTACGAATACCTGCGCGACGAGATCGCGCGGGAGGGGCGGGAGGCCTGGGTGGCCGAGGAGATGGAGATCCTGTCCTCGCCGGAGACCTATATCGTCCATCCCGACGAGGCCTGGCTGCGGGTCAAGACGCGCACGAGCTCGGGCAAGTTCCTGGCCGCGGTGAAGGAGCTCGCCGCCTTCCGCGAGGCCTATGCCCAGAGCCGCGACATCCCCCGCACCCGCGTGTTCAAGGACGACGCGCTGCTCGAGCTCGCCTCCACGAAGCCGAAGACGCCGCAGGACCTGTCGCGCTCCCGGCTGCTGCTGCGCGAGGCGCGCAAGGGCGAGATCGCGGACGGCATCCTCCAGGCGATCGAGACGGCGGCGGCCTACACGCCCGCGCAGATGCCGAAGCTCGACCAGTCGCGGGACAAGCTTCAGGTGAATCCGGCGCTTGCCGACATGTTGCGCGTGCTGCTGAAGGCGAAGTCCGACACCTACAATGTCGCGGCGAAGATGATCGCCTCCGCCGCCGACCTGGACCTCATCGCCGCGGGCCAGCGCGACCTTCCCGCGCTGAAAGGCTGGCGCAGGGAGGTCTTCGGCGCCGATGCGCTGCGGCTCTGCAAGGGCGAAGTCGGACTCGCCGTGAAAGGCCAGCGCGTCGACGTCTTCCCGCTCTGA
- a CDS encoding GNAT family N-acetyltransferase — MPYAMPAYAMPDAMTTDAMTTPVTTLSPLRPLVLRPARAEDLPHLAKLIAAFAAEHPDPLRLDEATLIDLVFADAPWAQLIVAEAEGLYLGYAVLTGTLGRPGGRTGLSLRHLFVRADHRGHGIGRALLTAAQEAAATLGPAARLSVSPATLSRLHRGSAPVEFGFRARRAEAVALAV; from the coding sequence ATGCCCTATGCGATGCCCGCCTATGCGATGCCCGATGCCATGACGACGGATGCCATGACGACTCCCGTGACGACGCTGTCCCCCCTCCGACCCCTGGTCCTCCGCCCTGCCCGTGCGGAAGACCTGCCCCATCTGGCGAAGCTGATCGCCGCCTTCGCCGCGGAACATCCCGACCCCCTCCGGCTCGACGAGGCGACGCTGATCGACCTCGTCTTTGCCGACGCGCCCTGGGCGCAACTGATCGTGGCCGAGGCGGAGGGCCTCTATCTCGGCTATGCCGTGCTCACCGGCACGCTCGGACGCCCCGGCGGCAGGACCGGCCTGTCGCTGCGGCACCTCTTCGTGCGCGCGGACCATCGCGGCCACGGGATCGGCCGCGCCCTCCTTACCGCCGCGCAGGAGGCGGCGGCGACGCTCGGCCCTGCGGCCCGGCTGTCCGTCTCCCCCGCCACCCTGTCGCGGCTGCACCGCGGCAGCGCGCCGGTCGAGTTCGGCTTCCGCGCCCGGCGAGCGGAGGCGGTGGCCCTCGCCGTCTGA
- a CDS encoding Fe(3+) ABC transporter substrate-binding protein, whose amino-acid sequence MRCGLALLVTTTLAAAPALADVNVYSYRQPELIAPLTEAFTAETGIKVNVAFLEQGMVERLKAEGDRSPADVILTVDIARLSEAVDAGVTRPLMTETLQRNVPPAFHDPDGHWWGLTTRARIVYASRERVPEGEITTYEDLANPKWEGRICTRSGLHTYMIGLTSAYLAHHGPEETKAWLEGLKSNLARRPQGDDRAQVRAIWAGECDISLGNTYYMGEMLSDPDQKDWAESVRLDFPVFDVEGGGTHVNISGVALTKASKNTEDAIRFIEFLTSSEAQEIYAEVNSEYPIAPGAAPSELVAGWGSFTPDNLNLMEIATQRGAALRLTEEVDYDG is encoded by the coding sequence ATGCGCTGCGGACTGGCCCTGCTCGTCACCACGACCCTTGCCGCGGCGCCGGCGCTGGCGGATGTGAACGTCTATTCCTATCGCCAGCCGGAGCTGATCGCGCCGCTGACAGAGGCCTTCACGGCGGAGACCGGGATCAAGGTCAATGTCGCCTTTCTCGAACAGGGCATGGTCGAACGGCTGAAGGCGGAGGGCGACCGCTCCCCCGCCGACGTGATCCTGACCGTGGACATCGCGCGCCTTTCCGAGGCGGTGGATGCCGGCGTGACCCGGCCGCTCATGACGGAGACGCTGCAACGGAACGTGCCGCCCGCCTTCCACGACCCCGACGGCCACTGGTGGGGCCTGACCACGCGCGCGCGTATCGTCTATGCCTCCAGGGAGCGCGTGCCGGAGGGGGAGATCACCACCTACGAGGATCTCGCGAACCCGAAATGGGAGGGCCGCATCTGCACCCGTTCGGGGCTTCACACCTACATGATCGGCCTCACCTCCGCCTATCTCGCCCATCACGGGCCGGAGGAGACGAAGGCCTGGCTCGAGGGGCTCAAGTCCAACCTCGCGCGCCGGCCGCAGGGTGACGACCGCGCGCAGGTCCGGGCGATCTGGGCCGGCGAATGCGACATCTCGCTCGGAAACACCTATTACATGGGCGAGATGCTGTCCGATCCGGACCAGAAGGACTGGGCGGAGAGCGTGCGCCTCGATTTCCCCGTCTTCGACGTCGAGGGCGGCGGCACCCATGTGAACATCTCCGGCGTCGCGCTCACGAAAGCCTCGAAGAACACCGAGGATGCCATTCGTTTCATTGAGTTTCTGACCTCGTCGGAGGCGCAGGAGATCTATGCCGAGGTGAATTCCGAATATCCGATCGCGCCGGGCGCCGCCCCGTCGGAGCTCGTCGCGGGCTGGGGCAGTTTCACGCCGGACAACCTGAACCTGATGGAGATCGCGACGCAGCGCGGCGCGGCGCTGCGGCTGACCGAAGAGGTGGATTACGACGGCTGA
- the mazG gene encoding nucleoside triphosphate pyrophosphohydrolase, which yields MTRDPIHDLPEGIDQLLEIMRRLRDPVTGCPWDIAQDFATISPYTIEEAYEVDDAIARGDMEDLKSELGDLLFQSVFQAQIAADKGLFDFHDVAQSIANKMISRHPHVFGEDSNAKTPEQQTVDWEREKAAERARRGETRVLDGVAMGLPALMRAQKLQKRAARVGFDWPDAADVLDKIREEAAELAEARDRLTQAEVFEEFGDLLFVMVNLGRHLGVDAEEALRACNAKFTRRFNAVEDALADLGKVPQDSDLAEMDALWNAAKAAEKAGGRPDAPAAAPEPGPDRS from the coding sequence ATGACACGCGATCCCATCCACGACCTGCCCGAAGGCATCGACCAGCTCCTCGAAATCATGCGCCGGCTGCGCGATCCCGTGACCGGCTGCCCCTGGGACATCGCCCAGGATTTCGCGACGATCTCCCCCTACACGATCGAGGAAGCCTATGAGGTCGACGACGCCATCGCGCGCGGCGATATGGAGGATCTGAAATCCGAGCTCGGGGATCTTTTGTTCCAGTCGGTCTTTCAGGCGCAGATCGCCGCCGACAAGGGTCTTTTCGACTTTCACGACGTCGCGCAATCCATTGCGAATAAAATGATTTCCAGACATCCTCATGTGTTCGGCGAGGACAGCAATGCGAAGACGCCCGAACAGCAGACGGTGGACTGGGAACGGGAAAAGGCCGCCGAACGCGCCCGGCGCGGGGAGACGCGGGTGCTCGACGGGGTGGCGATGGGGCTGCCGGCGCTGATGCGCGCGCAGAAGCTGCAAAAGCGCGCCGCGCGGGTCGGGTTCGACTGGCCCGACGCCGCCGATGTGCTCGACAAGATCCGCGAGGAGGCCGCCGAACTCGCCGAGGCGCGCGACCGGCTGACGCAGGCGGAGGTGTTCGAGGAATTCGGCGATCTCCTTTTCGTCATGGTCAATCTCGGCCGGCACCTGGGCGTGGATGCGGAGGAGGCCCTGCGCGCCTGCAACGCGAAATTCACGCGACGTTTCAATGCGGTGGAGGACGCTCTTGCGGACCTGGGCAAGGTACCGCAGGACAGCGACCTTGCGGAGATGGACGCGCTCTGGAATGCCGCGAAGGCGGCGGAGAAGGCCGGCGGCCGCCCCGACGCGCCCGCCGCCGCCCCGGAACCGGGCCCCGATCGCAGTTGA
- a CDS encoding MmcQ/YjbR family DNA-binding protein — MTRDEVNAICRDFPGAEVSDPWGGGHDAWKVGGKMFAAIGAMDLGVCVKTPDVETAQMLIDADVGQKAPYFHRSWVLLGWDQPHEEVAHRIRVSYELIVSKLPKKTRDAIK; from the coding sequence ATGACCCGTGACGAGGTGAACGCCATATGCCGGGACTTTCCCGGTGCCGAAGTCTCCGACCCCTGGGGCGGCGGGCATGACGCGTGGAAGGTCGGCGGAAAGATGTTCGCGGCCATCGGCGCGATGGATCTCGGCGTCTGCGTCAAGACGCCGGACGTCGAGACGGCGCAGATGCTGATCGACGCGGACGTCGGGCAGAAGGCGCCCTATTTCCACCGGAGCTGGGTGTTGCTCGGCTGGGACCAGCCGCATGAGGAGGTCGCACACCGGATCCGCGTCTCCTATGAACTGATCGTCTCGAAACTCCCGAAAAAGACGCGGGACGCGATCAAGTGA
- the cysS gene encoding cysteine--tRNA ligase: MTEIKLTNSKTRRKEIFTPIDPRNVRMYVCGPTVYDRAHIGNARPVIVFDVLYRLLRHVYGVDHVTYVRNFTDVDDKINAKAAETGRPIREITDETTQWYLEDMRAVGALDPDEMPRATEYIGAMITMIEGLIAGGHAYEAEGHVLFAVESYRDYGRLSGRSIDDMIAGARVEVAPYKRNPMDFVLWKPSSGDLPGWDSPWGRGRPGWHIECSAMSYELLGETFDIHGGGNDLMFPHHENEIAQSCCAHPQGGFARYWLHNEMLQVEGRKMSKSLGNFFTVRDLLDGHDGLPGVPGEVIRFVFLSTHYRKPMDWTAEKADQAKATLRKWRRMTEGVVPGEPAPEVVTALADDLNTAGAISVLHGIDHPAVLLGSANLLGLLTPDLGGWEDAGVDLTSYADRLSTLRQTAMETKDFSAVDAMKAALLEAGVEVRMSKTGVALEPGPNFDAGKLEGLL; the protein is encoded by the coding sequence ATGACCGAGATCAAGCTCACCAACTCGAAGACCCGCCGCAAGGAGATCTTCACGCCGATCGACCCCCGCAACGTGCGGATGTATGTCTGCGGTCCGACGGTCTATGACCGCGCCCATATCGGCAATGCGCGGCCGGTGATCGTGTTCGACGTGCTCTACCGGCTGCTCCGCCATGTCTACGGCGTCGATCACGTCACCTATGTGCGCAACTTCACCGATGTCGACGACAAGATCAACGCCAAGGCCGCCGAGACTGGCCGCCCGATCCGCGAGATCACCGACGAGACGACGCAGTGGTATCTCGAGGACATGCGCGCCGTGGGGGCGCTCGACCCGGACGAGATGCCGCGGGCGACGGAGTATATCGGCGCGATGATCACGATGATCGAAGGGCTGATCGCGGGCGGCCATGCCTATGAGGCGGAGGGGCATGTGCTCTTCGCCGTCGAAAGCTACCGCGATTACGGCAGGCTTTCGGGCCGGTCCATCGACGACATGATCGCCGGCGCGCGGGTGGAGGTGGCGCCCTACAAGCGCAATCCGATGGATTTCGTGCTCTGGAAACCGTCCTCCGGGGATCTGCCCGGCTGGGACAGCCCCTGGGGGCGCGGGCGTCCGGGCTGGCACATCGAATGCTCGGCCATGTCCTATGAATTGCTCGGAGAAACCTTCGACATCCATGGCGGCGGCAACGACCTGATGTTCCCGCACCATGAGAACGAGATCGCGCAGAGCTGCTGCGCCCATCCGCAGGGCGGTTTCGCGCGCTACTGGCTCCACAACGAGATGTTGCAGGTCGAGGGCAGGAAGATGTCCAAGTCACTGGGCAATTTCTTCACCGTGCGGGACCTGCTCGACGGCCACGACGGACTGCCGGGCGTGCCGGGGGAGGTGATCCGCTTCGTGTTCCTCTCGACGCATTACCGCAAGCCGATGGACTGGACCGCGGAGAAGGCGGACCAGGCGAAGGCGACGCTGAGGAAGTGGCGCAGGATGACGGAGGGTGTGGTGCCGGGAGAGCCCGCGCCGGAGGTCGTCACCGCGCTGGCGGACGATCTCAACACCGCGGGCGCGATTTCCGTACTGCACGGGATCGACCATCCGGCGGTGCTGCTGGGGTCTGCCAACCTCCTCGGCCTTCTCACCCCTGACCTCGGCGGCTGGGAAGACGCGGGCGTGGACCTTACGTCCTATGCCGACCGTCTCTCCACCCTCCGCCAGACCGCCATGGAGACCAAGGACTTCTCTGCCGTGGACGCGATGAAAGCCGCGCTTCTCGAGGCAGGCGTCGAGGTGCGCATGTCGAAGACAGGTGTCGCGCTGGAGCCGGGGCCGAATTTCGATGCGGGGAAACTGGAGGGCTTGCTGTGA
- the cimA gene encoding citramalate synthase: protein MTRDRLTLYDTTLRDGQQTQGVQFSTPEKHLIAAALDRLGVDYIEGGWPGANPTDSDFFADAPQTRATFTAFGMTKRAGRSAENDEVLAGVLNAGTRAVCLVGKTHDFHVTTALGITLGDNLDNIAKSVAHVVAQGREALFDAEHFFDGYKANPDYALACCKAAHEAGARWIVLCDTNGGALPAEVSRITRAVIAAGIPGDRLGIHTHDDTGNAVANSLAAVDAGARQVQGTLNGLGERCGNANLTTLIPTLLLKEPYRSRFETGVSEAALRGLVKTSRMLDDILNRVPLRSAPYVGASAFAHKAGLHASAILKDPATYEHVPPETVGNARIVPMSNQAGQSNLRERLRDMGLAVPEKADLGRILERIKTREADGYSYDTAQASFELEARRELGLMPGFFEVERYRATVERRRDARGNPVHLSEVTVVVNIAGERHLSVSEGIMADGSDGGPVHALSKALMKDLGPYQDLIGDMELVDFKVRITNGGTEARTRVVIDHEDSLGRRWSTVGVSSNIIDASFEALLDAVLWKLVSDGARVPGAA from the coding sequence ATGACCAGGGACCGCCTCACCCTCTACGACACGACGCTCCGCGACGGGCAGCAGACCCAGGGCGTGCAGTTCTCCACGCCGGAAAAGCACCTGATCGCCGCGGCGCTCGACCGGCTCGGCGTCGATTACATCGAGGGCGGCTGGCCCGGTGCGAATCCGACCGACAGCGATTTCTTCGCCGATGCGCCGCAAACGCGCGCCACCTTCACCGCCTTCGGCATGACCAAGCGTGCCGGGCGCTCGGCGGAGAATGACGAGGTGCTCGCGGGCGTGCTGAACGCCGGCACGCGGGCGGTCTGTCTCGTCGGCAAGACCCACGATTTCCATGTCACCACCGCGCTCGGCATCACGCTCGGTGACAATCTCGACAATATCGCGAAATCCGTCGCGCATGTCGTCGCGCAGGGCCGCGAGGCGCTGTTCGATGCGGAGCATTTCTTCGACGGGTACAAGGCCAATCCCGACTATGCGCTTGCCTGCTGCAAGGCCGCGCATGAGGCGGGCGCGCGCTGGATCGTGCTGTGCGACACGAATGGCGGGGCGCTTCCGGCCGAGGTGTCCCGGATCACCCGCGCGGTGATCGCGGCGGGGATTCCGGGCGACCGTCTGGGCATCCACACCCATGACGATACCGGCAACGCGGTCGCCAACAGCCTTGCCGCCGTCGATGCCGGCGCGCGGCAGGTTCAGGGCACGCTGAACGGGCTCGGGGAACGCTGCGGCAATGCCAACCTGACGACGCTCATTCCGACCCTGTTGCTCAAGGAGCCCTATCGCTCCCGCTTCGAGACCGGAGTGAGCGAGGCGGCGCTGCGCGGCCTCGTGAAGACCTCGCGCATGCTCGACGACATCCTCAACCGCGTGCCGCTGCGGAGCGCGCCCTATGTCGGGGCCTCGGCCTTCGCGCACAAGGCGGGGCTCCATGCCTCCGCGATCCTGAAGGATCCCGCGACCTACGAACATGTTCCGCCGGAGACGGTTGGCAACGCCCGCATCGTGCCGATGTCGAACCAGGCGGGGCAGTCGAACCTGCGCGAGCGGCTGCGCGACATGGGGCTCGCCGTTCCCGAAAAGGCGGATCTCGGCCGCATCCTCGAGCGGATCAAGACGCGCGAGGCGGACGGCTACAGCTATGACACGGCGCAGGCCTCCTTCGAACTCGAGGCGCGGCGCGAACTCGGGCTCATGCCGGGGTTCTTCGAGGTCGAACGCTATCGTGCCACGGTCGAACGGCGCCGCGACGCGCGGGGCAATCCGGTGCACCTCTCCGAGGTGACGGTGGTCGTGAACATCGCGGGGGAGCGGCATCTGTCGGTCTCCGAAGGCATCATGGCCGACGGCAGCGACGGCGGGCCGGTCCACGCGCTCTCCAAGGCGCTGATGAAGGATCTCGGCCCCTATCAGGACCTGATCGGGGACATGGAGCTCGTGGATTTCAAGGTGCGCATCACCAACGGCGGCACCGAGGCACGCACCCGCGTCGTCATCGACCACGAGGACAGCCTCGGGCGGCGCTGGTCCACGGTGGGCGTGTCCTCGAACATCATAGATGCGAGTTTCGAGGCGCTGCTCGACGCGGTGCTGTGGAAGCTCGTGTCCGACGGGGCGCGGGTGCCGGGGGCAGCGTGA